AGTGTGGGCAACTTTTTAAGAGGGAAGAGTATTTAACAAAACATGAACAAGTCCACAAAGGAGTAAGGTCATTCAAATGTGATGAGTGTCCGGCAAGTTTCAAGAAGGAAGAGTATTTAACAAAACATAAACGAGTCCACAAAAGAGCAGGACAGTTTCAATGCTTGCAGTGTTCAGCAAGTTTCACTATGAGAACGGAGTTAACAAAGCATAAAAAGGTCCACACACAAAACCAAGTAGGTGCATCATGGCAAAGACATGATCGGTGAAACCAGATCTATCGGTATAATGCTCCCGGATTTATAGATCACTTTCGTGATACAGCAGGCCATCTAACACATGGGTTGAATCTCTAACCCAGCTGATAACCATGGTATAAAAAGGACTATATTGATCTGAGATATGTGTATAAAACTGAACCCACTGATCCTGAACATATTTAGGGTTTACCTGTCCATCGTAACGTCCTATGCCTCTGCAGGAACGCTATTATCCAATGGCGTGACCTTCACTCCTTTGTTAGATATTTCAACACCAGGTAAATTACCACATAAGAAATTATATCATTTTTTGTAAAAGTTATAGTTATTATAAACTATTCTATATCAATAAAAAATAATTATATAAGTAAATATTTTCTGGTGCGAAATGTGAGGAAGTTCTATTGGGCATTAGTTTAAACCCTGCTCGCTATATACTGGAAACAAAATATACCAATAAACTCAAAAAAAACATGAAATATAGCTCTGCAAGAGAAAAACAAACCATTTATTCAGTGAATAGATTTTTGAAAAATACCGGTAAATTAGTGGGTATCAAAGCAGCAAATGGGCAATATACTGATTTGAAAAAACTGAATAAAGCGATTGAAAAGTCAATGCAATATGATCGCACAGTCGGGGAGTACAGTCATACCAAACAGTTGCTCCTAGCAGACGCTTACCAAAGAGAAGCCGATGAGTTATTAGCCAATAATAAAGAAATTCAGCATCTATTAGACGATGATGCAGCGGGTCTTAAAGTCAATGAGCGGCTAGCGGCTTATAATTTGCTGCAAAAAAATATCATTTCCTCAACAAAACTTAAAGAAAAAGCTGTAAAATTACGAGAGAAGGCTTCTACTTTAACTAAAATTGACCGGGTTTCTATCGCAGCCGAACAAGATCGACTTGCTTGGAAAAGTATGGTAGCATACGAAATCAATGAAAGAGAAAGAGAAAGAAAAAGAATTTTAACAAGATAAAGTTATGCGTAAGATAGATGCACTGCCTATTGGATATTCAGATGTTGAAAGGGTTATCCGAACAGGCTATTATGTAGATAAAACCCGGTATGCTCAAGAGCTCATAGAAAAACAAAATCCTGTATTTATAGCCCGGCCTCGAAGGTTTGGGAAGTCACTGTTTATCAATACACTGGCTACTATAGCTAGTGGAGAAAAAGAAGTTTTTAAAGATTATCATATAGGTAAGCCAGCAAATGGGTATGAGTGGAGGAAATATCCCGTGATTAAACTGGACCACTCTAGATTGACTAATGACACACCTGAAGCATTACAACTATCTTTAGAAGATTTACTTATACGGATTGCTTCAATATACCAGTTGAAGCTTACTGGACAGGTTCTTAAAACAAAGCTCTCTAATTTGGTTGAAGATATGACTAAATTAGGCAATGATTATGAATCGAAAATAGTATTATTAATAGATGAATACGATGCACCTATTATCCATTTAACCAAAGGTTCTGACCTAGAAAAGGCCAATATCAAAGTCATGAAAGATTTTTTTATGACCTTGAAGTCACTCAATGACTACTTTCAACTCACTTTTATTACTGGGGTAAGCAAGTTTAGTTTATCTGATGTCTTTTCAGGGGCCAATCATTTAAAAGACATTACCATTGATGCATCTGCTGATGCGATGTTTGGTTATACGCAGCAAGAAATTATAACCATATTCTCAAACAACTTAGAAGATATTGGTAAAAAATGGAGTATAAAAGAAAATAAAAAGATCACTCCATCAGAAGTAATGGGAGAGATTGCAACCTATTATAATGGATATAAGTTTTATGAAGATGGAGCAAGTGTATATAACCCCTGGTCTACGCTAAGATTTTTAGACTCTGGTAAACTAGAAAACTACTGGTACGAATCCGGTAGCCCGAGTTTACTGATTAACCAGATGTTAGCAGATCCTGATAGGTTTGACCTTCAGGTAGATAACCTACAAATAGAGGCCACTAGAGAAGATCTCATGTATACGGGCAGTAGGAGTGAGATTAGTTTAAAGTCTCTCATGTTTCAAACGGGGTATTTAACCATTGATCATTATGATGGATCTACTGGTCTATATACGTTAAAATTTCCTAACAAAGAAATCGAAGCCTCTTTTCAGAAAAGCATACAATCCAGTTTGGAAAAGAGTGTAAAAGATTATTTTTTACAAGAACGGGATAAAATTAGAAAGGCACTAGCTGACAAAAAAATTGAAATGTTTATAGAGCATATCAATACAGCTTTTGCGACATTGCCTTATTATATAGATACAAAACAGGAAAAACAATACCACAGCAATTTACATATGTTGCTGCAAGGATTGCGATTTTTAGGTGGTAGGAAAATGCATATGCATAGTGAATCAGCTTCTAGTCAAGGCAGATCAGATATTGTTTTAGAATTAGAAACGGCTATTTACATTATAGAGATAAAGTATAGATCCAGCGGAAAAATGGCCTTAGAACAAATCAAAGCCAACGGCTATTATAAACCTTATCTACTCAGACAAAAAGCCATTATACTACTGGGCATTAACTTCAATGAGGAAACCAGGATGATAGATAACTGGGCATATGAAATACATGAAGCGCATATAAAACAATAAATTTCTTATTGAATCTTATTCAAAGAACATAAGACTACTGCACAAAATATAACTGTTTTCTCCCATACAGTTTATATAAAACCTTAGGCTACTTTTTGAAAAGTATAGCACACTATACTTTACTACGTAAAGTGTATCCACACAAACGCTCTATTCTCCGATTTCGTTAATCTATAATCAAGCAAAAGGGAAAGAAATTCCCCATGATTTATATGCAGCAATATACGATAGAACCCATACAATATGCCGTATTACACATCACTAAATATAAAGAAACAGGCAGCATAGGCACACATATAGACAGAAAAAATTTGACTCAAAATGTAGCACACTTTAAAAGCGATATAGACCCAGCAATGCGTGAATTATTAGGCCACCATATTGATCATACACGCACGCATCTAAATGAAGAATTATCGCCTCTAAAAAAAGAAAACTTAACAAAAGACATTCATAGCAGAATACAATCAGGATACAAAGGTAACAAAGAAATTAGAAAAGATGCCGTTAAAGCCTTAGGTATTATATGTAGTAGTCAAGATTTAATCTGACAGTTGTTCAGTTGTTAACTTTGTACGGATATAAATTATAACTACTACAAACTTGTTAGGTTTAAACTTCATCGGACAGCAGAGGTGTAACAACCTCTACGAATCACACAACTATTGACAGAAATTTGGTCGCTTCTTAAGTAATGGCTGGGTGTATCAGTTTGGCGGCTCAAGAGAAATTCTATTCAGTCCTTAATCTATTATCATACATTAGTTGAATTTGAATACCAAAAGGATCTTCAATAATGCAATATGCGGAAGTGTTCGATGAACTGTGTCAATTCCTAAAAGAGTTATAAATTAAATAATTAACGACTAAAGGTTTTTAGACATGGAAGAGCATATGAACAATGATTACGTTGGTTTAGTAGATTATAAAGATTTGGAGGAAAACATTTTGTCCTCTATCCGTTTAGGTAAGCCATTGACAGGCAAAGGTGGGGCATTAACCCCTCTGATAAAAAAGCTTCTAGAGGCGAGTCTAGAAGGTGAGATGGCCCATCATTTGTCTAGTGAGAGGATAGTAAATAATCGAAGGAATGGTAAAAGTTGTAAAACTTTTCGTACAAGCTCTGGTTCCTTTGACTTGGTAACCCCTAGAGATAGAACAGGTAGTTTCGATCCACAAATAGTTAAAAAGCGTCAAACAAATCTTCATCCTGAACTGGAAACCAAGATTTTAAGCATGTTTTCTAGTGGTATGAGCTATAAGTCTATAGCCGCTCATATTGAAGAAATCTATGATCATAAAGTATCAGCTGCTGAAATATCGGCTATTACAGATAGCTTATTGCCAGTAATAAATGAATGGCGTAACCGTCCTCTTCAATCGGTCTACCCCATAGTTTTTATGGATGGTATGTTTTTTAAGGTTAAAGAAGATGGGAAATGTGTAAGTAAATGTCTGTATACCTTATTAGGCATAGATCAAGAGGGTAAAAAAGAAGTGTTAGGCTTCTATTTATCTGAAAGTGAGGGAGCTAATTTCTGGTTAGGTGTACTCAACGAGCTTAAGGCAAGGGGTGTAGAAGATATCCTTATTGCCTGTGTTGATGGACTAAAAAGCTTCCCTGCAGCCATTAATAACGCTTTTCCCAATGCACAGGTGCAGGTCTGTGTAGTACACCAGATACGCAATTCCATCAAGTATGTAGCTAGCAAAGATGTAAAACGTTTTTTAACTGATTTAAAGCAAGTATATCAAGCTTCAAATAAGGAAGTTGCAGAACATTATCTATTGGAATTAG
The nucleotide sequence above comes from Cardinium endosymbiont of Sogatella furcifera. Encoded proteins:
- a CDS encoding IS256 family transposase, whose translation is MNNDYVGLVDYKDLEENILSSIRLGKPLTGKGGALTPLIKKLLEASLEGEMAHHLSSERIVNNRRNGKSCKTFRTSSGSFDLVTPRDRTGSFDPQIVKKRQTNLHPELETKILSMFSSGMSYKSIAAHIEEIYDHKVSAAEISAITDSLLPVINEWRNRPLQSVYPIVFMDGMFFKVKEDGKCVSKCLYTLLGIDQEGKKEVLGFYLSESEGANFWLGVLNELKARGVEDILIACVDGLKSFPAAINNAFPNAQVQVCVVHQIRNSIKYVASKDVKRFLTDLKQVYQASNKEVAEHYLLELEEKWGEKYPMVIKSWQNNWEHLSGYFKYSDPVRRLIYTTNPIESLHRQIRQFTKTKGAFTSVNALYKSVYCAIKKMEDKWTMPLRNWALTISQIDIFFPGRVKSELT
- a CDS encoding AAA family ATPase, whose product is MRKIDALPIGYSDVERVIRTGYYVDKTRYAQELIEKQNPVFIARPRRFGKSLFINTLATIASGEKEVFKDYHIGKPANGYEWRKYPVIKLDHSRLTNDTPEALQLSLEDLLIRIASIYQLKLTGQVLKTKLSNLVEDMTKLGNDYESKIVLLIDEYDAPIIHLTKGSDLEKANIKVMKDFFMTLKSLNDYFQLTFITGVSKFSLSDVFSGANHLKDITIDASADAMFGYTQQEIITIFSNNLEDIGKKWSIKENKKITPSEVMGEIATYYNGYKFYEDGASVYNPWSTLRFLDSGKLENYWYESGSPSLLINQMLADPDRFDLQVDNLQIEATREDLMYTGSRSEISLKSLMFQTGYLTIDHYDGSTGLYTLKFPNKEIEASFQKSIQSSLEKSVKDYFLQERDKIRKALADKKIEMFIEHINTAFATLPYYIDTKQEKQYHSNLHMLLQGLRFLGGRKMHMHSESASSQGRSDIVLELETAIYIIEIKYRSSGKMALEQIKANGYYKPYLLRQKAIILLGINFNEETRMIDNWAYEIHEAHIKQ
- a CDS encoding plasmid recombination protein is translated as MQQYTIEPIQYAVLHITKYKETGSIGTHIDRKNLTQNVAHFKSDIDPAMRELLGHHIDHTRTHLNEELSPLKKENLTKDIHSRIQSGYKGNKEIRKDAVKALGIICSSQDLI